In the genome of Harmonia axyridis chromosome 4, icHarAxyr1.1, whole genome shotgun sequence, the window tattatcatatttcATATTCAGATTATTTGAACTTTTACTAATTGTTGaataataatgatttaattTGCATGTTAATGACATTTTTAAActtgatgcaaaatttcatgttgatagcgaatccagaaccatagaaaattcaagaagaatatcgaaaaaaaaattgaaggaaatcacTGATGTGAAGTCTGCAGCTGGGCTAATTGTGCCTTTAGACACCACCTATATACCTATACCCTTCTGTAGTTTCCAAAGCTGTAATTTACGCATAAATGATCGAGCGcataaaagctcctgacttctcGTCAATGCtttcctctttttttttgaaaaatatgatttattGAATGCTTATTATGTTTGACAGATACGGGGTATGATTTTCGACTCAGCGCCATCTAGAACCTCTACAACATCTCTTGCAGCAATAAGAAGAATGGTTAATCAaagtaaatatttcaatttggtAGTCGCTTTGTTTTTTCAAGCATTATGTTTTATTCTATGGTTTAGTGAGGTCAGTAAGAAACACAGTCTATACATTTGATATCTATTTGATAGTTGTTTTCAGTTGATTGGGAATGTTATCTTCAGGAGAAACATAATACAGTTCGAGCCAATGAAATATCTGctagaagaagaaaataaattccCTCAacatttcatttattcaaaGAATGATAAAGTTATTCCTTATCAGGTATTGCACATTATATTATTTCAACATATTATTGATTCGattgattttgaataataattttattagatttgaattttcaatgattttatgttagatctaataaaaataaatgaatgaataaaataatatataaagtaccgaaaaaaaaaagaaaactacTCAACGAAAAGTAAGAGTCAATTAGAGTTTTCTTCTGGAATTTacttatatcaaatttattgcttctatttattttatttaatcatTCTTGTTATGTTGTTTAAAACCATTTTACAATTCTATTCATTTGTCTGATCCTTAGCTTGACCTAAGTGAAAAAcatgttttttgaataattttatgtttAGGAGGAAAATACGAAAATTTCAATGCAAGCTATTTTTGTTCCAATTTTATTTTAGGATGtggaatttttcatcaataagaGGAAATCCATTGGAGTTGAAGTTTCAATCAAGTGTTATACAGATACAGAACATGTCAGACATTATCCTATGAAGAAGTATACTTACACTCAGAGCATCTTTAATTTCATCAGCCATTGTCTAGATTTAGAATCAAGTATGGTATGAGGAAGTATTGAACTTCGAATGACAATAAACAtataagagaaaaaataaatttcctaGAATTAATagcattaattattatttataccgATGCTAAGTACTTATGCATGAATCTTTCACTAATAATATGCATTATAATTATCTGTGTGACATtgagtttctatttattgagagAAATTGTTTTCAAAGTGTAATTAGTTGATATTATAAGGTCCACTtgctaaaaataaaaacaaatgaaacGAGAAACGATTGattacatatttttttgaaaaaatgtaatgtCTTACCTATCATTCGATGAATTTTGTATGTATCTACCTACATGAAAGGATCCAAAAAGTTCTCATTTCTCTTGAGAATATAAGCAAATTTTACGTACTTTATGTTCACCCTTAGTACTGAAATGAGTGAGCTTAAATATGAACAAGCGTGCaaaaattctgttttttttttcgaataatataTTTCGTTCATTTGAACTTCTCTAAcctcgaaattcaatgaaaatacgtGCGTGATACAGTTCGCATAAAATAATATAACGTCTATATTCCTTACAGTTTCTTGTTCCATTTTCGTACTCCGCATTCTCAttgtttttcttgaattcaCATACTAACGTGTTATACAGTCATAAAAACATTTCTTGATTTGTGTGCAGTACACGCAACTCTAAtacaataaattatttgaaatggtTCAGTTAGCTTCAGGAAAACATTTCTATTTTTATTGCTGAATCGATATTCTGGAATCATAGGTTAGTTTTGTTCTCGTTCAGTGTTATGTAAGGATTTGATTCGACTTCCTTCATTTTTAAGCACTTGTTCTTCGAACTGATCCCTCTATCATATCGTCATAATGTctctaattttcgaatattgagTTGAGAATGGTTCTCAAATTTATGAAGAATTCCTCCTCAAATTCTATCCTGTCCGTCTGgctcatcagaaccataaaaattcgagaatagtttaaaaaaaaaatcaaatactaAATATTTCACTGATTACAGATCCAATCGAGTTTTTGCCAAATCTCGATTCCCCACCCATGACTGGTTCATtcgaaatatcaatttcaagttCTGTGCGCTATTTAAAGCtgatccatagagtaataaacatagatggagtatactcaatttttacataggacataagaagtgcgttctttgtggagaaactcgtgaattgagtgaaatatcgtatcaccgatatgttttcatttccgcgcacttcttgccaaattttatagttcatgttgggcgcaagaatttgcttactgaaaatgacatatgctttctctatctatgtttattactcagaGACAGagagctgatcacatcatcagaatcatagaaaatcaaGAACTAAATTGGAAAGATAAGGTGACAGAGTAGTGGAATTTCAAAGTGGTTTTTGAAACAaaaggaataaattattttcagaaaactaaattgaaatatatcaaaCTAATAGATGGAACGAATTCAGAATACTATGCCTATATCTCAAGTCCTTCATTCAAGCCATCATCAATAAATCTttctattaatttatttttgtccaTGATGAGTGATGAGATTGAGAAAACAAAAGATTAATGATTCCAGCTGTCATAAATTTGCCTAAAGGACCCTAAGGGTCGGGCGAGAgacttatttttgttttgtcgGATATCTCCTTCCCTATGTTTTATGTTGCTGGTTCACCATACTGACACAATGTTCATCTCTGCCATAAGGAAGAAAAATGTGCTTTTAGATTATGctgaaatatttctgttttgGTCATGATAAGTGAGTAATTCGGGTAAAGGTTAATACGATATTAGTATTTCCGAGTTTCTgtagaaataatgaaataatctatGGGTACTTTTTAAAATATAAGAATGCCATGAATTGATTCACCTACACTTTATGGTTGATAAATTTGGACTACATTATGACTAACCTGACCTTAATTTCGATTCTGCCTATACGTCTAGTTATCCGTGAACACGATAACTTGAAAATTCCATAGCAGCGTTGTTTTTTAGGCATTCTGTTTTATTCCATTGCTTGGTGAGGTGAATAGAAAATAGAGAATACAAATTTGATATATACCCAATGTTCGTTGTCAGTTGATTGGGAATGTTATATTTGGAAGAAACATAATACAGTTCAAgcacttcatttatttcaagGAAGATTATCTTTACATAAGCAATGAAAAAAACGCAATTTggcaagaaaagttttctggaTTGGATCACTGGATCTTGGTGATTTAACAGCTTTCgactttttctttggggcctCATTGCTTCTTCACCCCCTGTAGAGAAATTTCGTTGAATTTGGGGGtgtataacttcaagttggcattacttttcaagatggcgatcgatttaacagctgtcaagtgatttattctcagtttggtttggcaattcatcatgaatagactcatgcctgaacaacgcttgcaaatagtgcaattttatttcgaaaataatggttctgtgcggaatacgtatcgcgcactatgtccattttattttgttaagcgatgaagcgcacttcttgttga includes:
- the LOC123677396 gene encoding transmembrane protein 53-like: MSFFMEPGFDYTITIPDPNGDYSKNKEDCDFKFPFDEKKKPVIILFGWAGCIDKHLQIYSQIYEAKGFMTIRFIVSTKSMFLSKQDIIPISEKMVRVIEDLNIVNQPIFIHCCSNGGSYIYQHFAEAMKSSKKQFRIRGMIFDSAPSRTSTTSLAAIRRMVNQSKYFNLVVALFFQALCFILWFSELIGNVIFRRNIIQFEPMKYLLEEENKFPQHFIYSKNDKVIPYQDVEFFINKRKSIGVEVSIKCYTDTEHVRHYPMKKYTYTQSIFNFISHCLDLESSMV